From the genome of Pseudomonas sp. AB6, one region includes:
- the rplJ gene encoding 50S ribosomal protein L10 — protein sequence MAIKLEDKKAIVAEVNKAAKAALSAVVADARGVTVSAMTGLRKEAREAGVYVRVVRNTLLKRAVADTEYSVLNDVFTGPTLIAFSNEHPGAAARLFKEFAKGQDKFEIKAAAFEGKYLAANQIDVLATLPTRNEAISQLMSVIQGATSKLARTLAAIREQKEAAAA from the coding sequence GTGGCAATTAAACTTGAAGACAAGAAGGCCATCGTCGCTGAAGTCAACAAGGCTGCCAAAGCTGCTCTGTCTGCTGTCGTGGCTGATGCCCGTGGTGTGACAGTTAGCGCTATGACCGGACTCCGTAAAGAGGCTCGTGAAGCCGGCGTTTATGTACGAGTAGTACGTAACACGCTGCTTAAGCGCGCAGTTGCTGACACTGAATACAGTGTTCTCAACGACGTGTTCACGGGCCCGACCTTGATCGCATTCTCCAACGAACATCCGGGCGCTGCTGCTCGTTTGTTCAAAGAATTTGCGAAGGGTCAGGATAAGTTCGAGATCAAGGCAGCTGCGTTTGAGGGCAAGTACCTCGCAGCTAATCAGATCGACGTACTGGCAACTCTGCCGACCCGTAACGAAGCAATTTCTCAGCTGATGAGCGTGATTCAAGGCGCTACCAGCAAATTGGCTCGTACTCTGGCGGCTATTCGCGAGCAAAAAGAAGCGGCCGCAGCTTAA
- the rpoB gene encoding DNA-directed RNA polymerase subunit beta, which yields MAYSYTEKKRIRKDFSKLPDVMDVPYLLAIQLDSYREFLQAGATKDGFRDVGLHAAFKSVFPIISYSGNAALEYVGYRLGEPAFDVKECVLRGVTYAVPLRVKVRLIIFDKESSNKAIKDIKEQEVYMGEIPLMTENGTFVINGTERVIVSQLHRSPGVFFDHDRGKTHSSGKLLYSARIIPYRGSWLDFEFDPKDCVFVRIDRRRKLPASVLLRALGYTTEQVLDAFYTTNIFHVQGENLNLELIPQRLRGEIAVLDILDDKGKVIVEQGRRITARHVNQMEKAGIKELEVPLDYVLGRTTAKVIVHPATGEIIAECNTELNTEILAKIAKSQVVRIETLYTNDIDCGPFVSDTLKIDSTSNQLEALVEIYRMMRPGEPPTKDAAETLFNNLFFSPERYDLSAVGRMKFNRRIGRTEIEGSGVLCKEDIVAVLKTLVDIRNGKGIVDDIDHLGNRRVRCVGEMAENQFRVGLVRVERAVKERLSMAESEGLMPQDLINAKPVAAAVKEFFGSSQLSQFMDQNNPLSEITHKRRVSALGPGGLTRERAGFEVRDVHPTHYGRVCPIETPEGPNIGLINSLAAYARTNKYGFLESPYRVVKDALVTDEIVFLSAIEEADHVIAQASATMNETGHLVDELVAVRHLNEFTVKAPEDVTLMDVSPKQVVSVAASLIPFLEHDDANRALMGSNMQRQAVPTLRSDKPLVGTGMERNVARDSGVCVVARRGGVIDSVDASRIVVRVADDEVETGEAGVDIYNLTKYTRSNQNTCINQRPLVSKGDRVERSDIMADGPSTDMGELALGQNMRIAFMAWNGYNFEDSILLSERVVQEDRFTTIHIQELTCVARDTKLGPEEITADIPNVGEAALNKLDEAGIVYVGAEVGAGDILVGKVTPKGETQLTPEEKLLRAIFGEKASDVKDTSLRVPTGTKGTVIDVQVFTRDGVERDARALSIEKTQLDEIRKDLNEEFRIVEGATFERLRSALVGRKAEGGAGLKKGQDITDETLDGLEHGQWFKLRMVEDALNDQLEKAQAYIVDRRRLLDDKFEDKKRKLQQGDDLAPGVLKIVKVYLAIRRRIQPGDKMAGRHGNKGVVSVIMPVEDMPHDANGTPVDIVLNPLGVPSRMNVGQILETHLGLAAKGLGEKINRMLEEQRKVADLRKFLNEIYNEIGGRQESLEDLSDKEILDLAKNLRGGVPMATPVFDGAKESEIKAMLKLADMPESGQMQLFDGRTGNKFERPVTVGYMYMLKLNHLVDDKMHARSTGSYSLVTQQPLGGKAQFGGQRFGEMEVWALEAYGAAYTLQEMLTVKSDDVNGRTKMYKNIVDGDHRMEPGMPESFNVLIKEIRSLGIDIDLETE from the coding sequence ATGGCTTACTCATATACTGAGAAAAAACGTATCCGCAAGGACTTTAGCAAGTTGCCGGACGTAATGGATGTGCCGTATCTATTGGCCATCCAGCTGGATTCGTATCGCGAATTCTTGCAAGCGGGAGCAACCAAAGATGGGTTCCGCGACGTCGGTCTGCATGCAGCCTTCAAATCCGTTTTCCCGATCATCAGCTACTCCGGCAATGCTGCGCTGGAGTATGTGGGTTATCGCTTGGGCGAACCGGCATTTGATGTCAAAGAGTGCGTGCTGCGCGGTGTGACTTACGCTGTGCCTTTGCGGGTCAAGGTTCGTTTAATCATTTTCGACAAAGAATCGTCGAACAAAGCGATCAAGGACATCAAAGAGCAAGAAGTCTACATGGGTGAAATCCCCCTGATGACTGAAAACGGTACCTTCGTAATCAACGGTACCGAGCGCGTAATCGTTTCCCAGTTGCACCGTTCCCCGGGCGTGTTCTTCGATCACGACCGCGGCAAAACGCACAGCTCCGGTAAACTGCTCTATTCCGCGCGTATTATTCCTTACCGTGGTTCGTGGTTGGACTTCGAGTTCGATCCGAAAGACTGCGTGTTTGTTCGTATCGACCGTCGTCGTAAGCTGCCTGCGTCCGTATTGTTGCGCGCACTCGGCTACACGACTGAGCAAGTGCTCGATGCGTTCTACACCACCAACATCTTCCACGTGCAGGGTGAAAACCTGAATTTGGAGCTGATTCCTCAGCGCCTTCGTGGTGAAATTGCGGTATTGGATATTCTGGATGACAAAGGCAAGGTCATTGTCGAGCAAGGCCGACGGATTACCGCTCGCCATGTTAACCAGATGGAAAAAGCCGGGATCAAAGAGCTGGAAGTGCCTCTGGACTATGTCTTGGGTCGTACTACCGCCAAGGTCATCGTGCACCCTGCGACTGGCGAAATCATCGCTGAATGCAACACTGAACTGAACACTGAGATTCTTGCAAAAATCGCCAAATCTCAGGTTGTCCGTATCGAAACGTTGTACACCAACGATATCGACTGCGGACCGTTCGTCTCGGATACGCTGAAAATAGACTCCACCAGCAACCAATTGGAAGCGCTGGTCGAAATCTATCGGATGATGCGTCCTGGCGAGCCACCAACAAAAGATGCAGCCGAAACGCTATTCAACAACCTGTTCTTCAGCCCTGAGCGTTACGACCTGTCTGCGGTCGGCCGGATGAAGTTCAACCGTCGTATCGGTCGTACCGAGATCGAAGGTTCGGGCGTGTTGTGCAAAGAAGATATCGTCGCCGTCCTCAAGACTCTGGTTGATATCCGTAACGGCAAAGGCATTGTCGACGACATCGACCACTTGGGTAACCGTCGTGTTCGTTGCGTTGGCGAAATGGCTGAAAACCAGTTCCGTGTAGGTCTGGTGCGTGTAGAGCGTGCAGTTAAAGAGCGCTTGTCGATGGCGGAAAGCGAAGGCTTGATGCCGCAGGACCTGATCAACGCCAAGCCGGTTGCGGCAGCGGTGAAGGAGTTCTTCGGTTCCAGCCAGCTTTCGCAGTTCATGGACCAGAACAACCCGCTGTCAGAGATCACCCACAAGCGTCGTGTTTCAGCGCTCGGCCCCGGCGGTTTGACTCGTGAGCGTGCTGGTTTTGAAGTTCGTGACGTACACCCTACTCACTACGGTCGTGTATGCCCGATTGAAACGCCAGAAGGTCCGAACATCGGCCTGATCAACTCATTGGCGGCCTATGCGCGTACCAACAAGTATGGCTTCCTCGAAAGCCCATACCGTGTTGTTAAAGACGCGCTGGTAACTGACGAGATCGTTTTCCTGTCGGCAATTGAAGAAGCGGATCACGTTATCGCTCAAGCTTCGGCGACAATGAACGAAACCGGTCACCTGGTTGATGAATTGGTTGCGGTACGTCACCTCAACGAATTCACCGTCAAGGCGCCGGAAGACGTCACGCTGATGGACGTTTCGCCGAAGCAGGTAGTTTCGGTTGCAGCCTCGTTGATCCCGTTCCTTGAACACGATGACGCCAACCGTGCGTTGATGGGTTCGAACATGCAGCGCCAAGCAGTACCGACCCTGCGTTCCGATAAGCCGTTGGTCGGCACCGGGATGGAGCGTAACGTTGCTCGTGACTCAGGCGTTTGTGTTGTTGCTCGTCGCGGCGGCGTGATCGATTCGGTAGATGCTAGCCGTATTGTGGTTCGTGTTGCTGATGATGAAGTTGAAACTGGTGAAGCCGGCGTAGACATCTATAACCTGACCAAATACACCCGCTCCAACCAGAACACCTGCATCAACCAGCGCCCGCTGGTGAGCAAGGGTGATCGAGTTGAGCGCAGCGACATCATGGCTGACGGTCCATCCACCGATATGGGTGAGCTGGCACTTGGTCAGAACATGCGCATCGCGTTCATGGCATGGAACGGTTACAACTTCGAAGACTCCATCCTCCTTTCGGAGCGTGTAGTCCAAGAAGACCGTTTCACCACGATCCACATTCAGGAACTGACCTGTGTGGCCCGTGACACCAAGCTTGGGCCTGAGGAAATCACTGCAGACATCCCTAACGTGGGTGAAGCTGCACTGAACAAGCTTGATGAAGCCGGTATTGTCTATGTAGGTGCTGAAGTAGGCGCAGGCGACATCCTGGTTGGTAAAGTCACTCCGAAAGGCGAGACTCAGCTGACCCCGGAAGAGAAACTGTTGCGTGCAATCTTCGGCGAGAAAGCGAGCGACGTTAAGGACACTTCCCTGCGCGTACCTACCGGTACCAAGGGTACTGTTATCGACGTTCAAGTGTTTACTCGTGATGGTGTTGAGCGTGATGCTCGTGCCCTGTCGATCGAGAAGACCCAACTCGATGAAATTCGCAAAGACTTGAACGAAGAGTTCCGCATCGTTGAAGGCGCAACTTTTGAACGTCTGCGTTCCGCTTTGGTTGGCCGTAAGGCTGAAGGCGGCGCAGGTCTGAAGAAAGGTCAGGACATCACCGACGAAACACTCGACGGTCTTGAGCATGGTCAGTGGTTCAAACTGCGCATGGTTGAGGATGCTCTGAACGATCAACTCGAAAAAGCCCAAGCTTATATCGTTGATCGTCGCCGCCTTCTGGACGACAAGTTCGAAGACAAGAAGCGCAAGCTGCAGCAAGGCGATGATCTGGCACCTGGCGTTCTGAAAATCGTTAAGGTTTACTTGGCAATCCGTCGCCGCATCCAGCCGGGCGACAAGATGGCCGGTCGCCACGGTAACAAAGGTGTGGTTTCCGTAATCATGCCAGTTGAAGACATGCCGCACGATGCCAATGGCACCCCGGTAGATATCGTCCTCAACCCGCTGGGCGTACCTTCGCGTATGAACGTCGGTCAGATCCTTGAGACTCACCTTGGCCTTGCAGCTAAAGGTTTGGGCGAGAAGATCAACCGCATGCTGGAAGAGCAGCGTAAAGTTGCAGACCTGCGTAAGTTCTTGAACGAGATCTACAACGAAATCGGCGGTCGCCAAGAAAGTCTGGAAGATCTGTCCGATAAAGAAATTCTGGATCTCGCGAAGAACCTTCGTGGCGGCGTTCCAATGGCTACGCCGGTCTTCGACGGTGCCAAGGAAAGCGAAATCAAGGCCATGCTGAAACTGGCAGATATGCCAGAAAGTGGCCAGATGCAGCTGTTCGACGGTCGTACCGGTAACAAGTTTGAGCGTCCGGTCACTGTTGGCTACATGTACATGCTGAAGCTGAACCACTTGGTGGACGACAAGATGCACGCGCGTTCCACTGGTTCTTACAGCCTGGTTACCCAGCAGCCGCTGGGTGGTAAGGCTCAGTTCGGTGGTCAGCGTTTCGGGGAGATGGAAGTGTGGGCGCTGGAAGCATACGGCGCGGCTTACACTCTGCAAGAAATGCTCACAGTGAAGTCGGACGATGTGAACGGTCGGACCAAGATGTACAAAAACATCGTGGACGGCGATCACCGTATGGAGCCGGGCATGCCCGAGTCTTTCAACGTACTGATCAAAGAAATTCGTTCGCTCGGTATCGATATCGATCTGGAAACCGAATAA
- the secE gene encoding preprotein translocase subunit SecE yields MTPKAEAQDSRFDLPKWLLVGALVVVGVVGNQYYSAEPILYRVLVLLAIAAAAAFVGLQTAKGKAFFVLATEARAEIRKVVWPTRQETTQTTLIVVAVVLVMALLLWGLDSLLGWLVSSIVG; encoded by the coding sequence ATGACTCCTAAGGCTGAAGCCCAAGACTCTCGCTTTGATCTACCTAAATGGCTGCTTGTTGGCGCTTTGGTAGTTGTTGGCGTTGTCGGTAATCAGTACTACTCAGCGGAACCGATCCTGTACCGCGTGCTCGTATTGCTGGCTATTGCTGCTGCTGCGGCATTTGTAGGTTTGCAGACGGCTAAAGGTAAGGCTTTCTTCGTTTTGGCAACGGAAGCTCGTGCCGAGATTCGTAAAGTTGTTTGGCCTACTCGCCAAGAAACTACGCAGACCACACTGATTGTGGTGGCTGTTGTTTTGGTTATGGCGCTGCTGCTGTGGGGTTTAGATTCCCTGCTCGGTTGGCTTGTTTCCTCGATCGTCGGCTAA
- the rplL gene encoding 50S ribosomal protein L7/L12 yields MSISQDDILNAVGEMSVLQVVELIKAFEEKFGVTAAAGSAGPAAVAAVAEEQTEFNVILTETGDKKVNVIKAVRELTGLGLKEAKAVVDAGAGSLVLEAVSKDAADKAKAALEEAGAKVELK; encoded by the coding sequence ATGTCTATCTCTCAAGACGATATCCTCAACGCTGTAGGCGAAATGTCCGTACTGCAGGTTGTTGAGCTGATCAAAGCTTTCGAAGAAAAATTTGGCGTTACTGCTGCTGCCGGTTCCGCTGGTCCAGCTGCTGTTGCTGCCGTAGCAGAAGAGCAGACTGAATTCAACGTGATCCTGACTGAAACTGGCGACAAAAAAGTCAACGTGATCAAGGCTGTACGTGAATTGACTGGTCTTGGCCTGAAAGAAGCCAAAGCAGTAGTTGATGCTGGTGCTGGCTCGTTGGTTCTGGAAGCAGTATCGAAAGACGCTGCTGACAAAGCTAAAGCTGCACTGGAAGAAGCAGGCGCTAAAGTCGAGCTGAAGTAA
- the nusG gene encoding transcription termination/antitermination protein NusG: MAKRWYVVHAYSGYEKHVMRSLLERVKLAGMEDGFGEILVPTEEVVEMRNGQKRKSERKFFPGYVLVQMDMNEGTWHLVKDTPRVMGFIGGTADKPAPITDKEAEAILRRVADGSDKPKPKTLFEPGEVVRVTDGPFADFNGTVEEVNYEKSRIQVAVLIFGRSTPVELEFSQVEKA, encoded by the coding sequence GTGGCTAAGCGTTGGTACGTAGTGCATGCCTACTCGGGTTATGAGAAGCATGTCATGCGCTCTTTATTGGAGCGTGTGAAACTGGCTGGTATGGAAGATGGCTTCGGCGAGATTCTGGTTCCCACTGAAGAAGTGGTTGAGATGCGTAACGGCCAGAAACGCAAGAGTGAGCGTAAATTTTTCCCAGGTTATGTACTGGTCCAGATGGACATGAATGAGGGTACTTGGCACTTAGTCAAGGATACTCCTCGAGTGATGGGTTTTATTGGCGGTACAGCTGATAAGCCTGCGCCGATTACTGATAAAGAGGCAGAGGCGATTCTGCGCCGTGTTGCAGACGGCAGCGATAAGCCGAAGCCTAAAACACTTTTCGAACCGGGTGAGGTTGTTCGTGTCACCGACGGGCCGTTTGCTGATTTTAACGGCACCGTAGAAGAAGTTAATTATGAAAAGAGCCGAATTCAAGTGGCAGTTCTCATTTTTGGTCGCTCTACTCCTGTAGAGCTTGAGTTTAGCCAGGTCGAAAAGGCATAG
- a CDS encoding pantothenate kinase, with protein MILELDCGNSFIKWRVVLLNGTEVVAGGIVDSNAALLQAVKLVKELSLFGCRLVSVRSDEETELLVAVLSVTFAVKIIKASSTEHLAGVTNGYDEYERLGLDRWLALVGAFQLAAGACLVIDLGTAITSDFVSPGGLHLGGFICPGAPLMRSQLRTHTRRIRYSGDTAHAALASFAPGRSTAEAVERGCSLMLKGFVLTQLDMAKKYWGEDFSVFVTGGDAILVQDILPFARVLPDLVFVGLALACPLN; from the coding sequence ATGATTCTTGAGCTTGATTGCGGAAACAGTTTCATAAAATGGCGAGTGGTTTTGCTGAACGGTACTGAGGTGGTTGCTGGCGGGATAGTCGATTCTAATGCCGCTTTACTGCAGGCTGTTAAGTTAGTAAAAGAATTAAGTCTCTTCGGGTGTCGGCTTGTAAGTGTGCGCAGTGATGAGGAGACAGAGTTATTGGTCGCGGTGTTGTCTGTCACATTTGCGGTAAAGATTATTAAGGCCTCCTCGACCGAGCACCTGGCAGGCGTTACCAATGGCTATGACGAATACGAGCGATTGGGTCTTGACCGGTGGCTTGCCCTGGTTGGCGCCTTCCAACTCGCCGCGGGTGCCTGCTTGGTCATCGATTTAGGTACGGCAATAACTTCGGATTTTGTTTCTCCAGGTGGCCTACACCTGGGAGGTTTTATTTGCCCCGGTGCGCCGCTTATGCGCAGTCAGCTGCGGACCCATACCCGGCGTATTCGCTACAGCGGCGATACCGCACATGCTGCCCTTGCGAGCTTCGCGCCAGGTCGTTCAACTGCGGAGGCTGTTGAGCGCGGTTGTTCGCTTATGTTGAAAGGTTTTGTGCTGACGCAGTTAGATATGGCTAAGAAGTATTGGGGCGAAGATTTCTCCGTTTTTGTGACAGGTGGAGACGCTATCTTGGTCCAAGATATTTTGCCATTTGCGCGAGTATTGCCTGATTTGGTTTTTGTTGGACTGGCATTGGCTTGCCCGCTGAATTGA
- the birA gene encoding bifunctional biotin--[acetyl-CoA-carboxylase] ligase/biotin operon repressor BirA, with amino-acid sequence MLTLLKLLKDGAFHSGQALGNALGVSRSAVWKQLQQLEAELGIEIHKVRGKGYRLANPISLLSQDKILGRGFSPEWPMLIFDSVDSTNAEAMRLISHGHQMPILVLAERQTAGRGRRGRTWVSPFAENIYYSLALRVEGGMRQLEGLSLLVGLAVLHVLREVGVKGAGLKWPNDILVGQRKLAGVLLELVGDPADICHVVVGVGINVNMQTAPEVDQGWTSVRLETGALTDRNDLIARLNRSLEHYFDMHLKNGFTAVQADWEKNHLWQGRTVTLLTAANQIDGVVLGVDVRGALRLEVAGEEKIFSGGEISLRLRDDS; translated from the coding sequence ATGCTAACGTTGTTAAAACTTCTCAAGGATGGCGCTTTTCATTCAGGGCAGGCATTAGGGAATGCTTTAGGGGTCAGTCGTAGCGCGGTTTGGAAGCAGCTCCAGCAGCTTGAGGCTGAACTGGGAATTGAAATCCATAAGGTGAGAGGTAAAGGGTATCGTCTGGCAAATCCTATTTCGTTGTTGAGTCAAGATAAAATCCTGGGGCGGGGCTTTTCTCCGGAATGGCCGATGTTAATTTTTGATTCCGTTGATTCAACCAACGCAGAAGCAATGCGTTTGATTTCGCATGGACACCAAATGCCGATCCTAGTGCTTGCCGAGCGGCAAACTGCTGGTAGAGGTCGGCGCGGAAGAACATGGGTAAGTCCTTTTGCTGAGAATATTTACTACAGTCTTGCTTTAAGAGTTGAAGGTGGTATGCGTCAGCTTGAAGGTCTGAGCTTGTTAGTGGGTCTGGCGGTATTGCATGTCCTGCGTGAGGTTGGGGTCAAGGGTGCTGGCCTAAAATGGCCAAACGATATCCTCGTAGGACAGCGAAAGTTGGCGGGTGTTCTTTTAGAGCTGGTGGGTGACCCTGCAGATATTTGCCATGTGGTAGTTGGTGTGGGAATCAACGTGAATATGCAAACTGCGCCAGAAGTAGATCAAGGATGGACCTCTGTCCGGCTAGAGACCGGTGCTCTAACGGATCGGAACGACTTAATCGCTCGCCTTAATCGCTCGCTTGAGCATTACTTCGATATGCATCTGAAAAACGGTTTCACTGCAGTGCAGGCTGACTGGGAGAAAAACCATCTTTGGCAGGGTCGCACTGTAACGCTGCTGACAGCGGCGAACCAAATCGACGGAGTGGTTTTGGGGGTTGACGTGCGCGGAGCTTTGCGGCTTGAGGTCGCGGGAGAAGAAAAGATTTTCAGTGGTGGCGAGATTAGTCTGAGGCTACGTGATGATTCTTGA
- the rplA gene encoding 50S ribosomal protein L1, producing the protein MAKLTKRQKTIAGKIEAGKAYNFVDAAALLTELSTVKFSESVDIAVNLGVDPRKSDQVVRSATVLPHGTGKTVRVAVFTQGPAAEAALAAGADRVGMDDLAAEMKAGNLNFDVVIASPDAMRVVGQLGQILGPRGLMPNPKVGTVTPDVATAVKNAKAGQVRYRTDKNGIIHTSVGKVGFDATKLKENVEALIADLKRIKPASSKGIYVKRVTLSTTMGPGLIIDQGSLDA; encoded by the coding sequence ATGGCTAAGCTAACTAAGCGCCAAAAAACTATCGCCGGCAAAATCGAAGCGGGCAAAGCCTATAACTTCGTAGATGCTGCTGCGTTGCTGACCGAATTGTCGACTGTCAAATTCAGCGAATCCGTGGATATCGCTGTAAACCTTGGCGTTGATCCGCGTAAGTCTGACCAAGTTGTTCGTAGCGCTACTGTGCTGCCACACGGCACTGGCAAGACCGTTCGCGTTGCAGTGTTTACTCAGGGCCCAGCTGCTGAGGCTGCTTTGGCTGCCGGCGCTGATCGCGTTGGTATGGACGACTTGGCTGCCGAAATGAAAGCAGGCAACTTGAACTTCGACGTTGTTATTGCCTCCCCGGACGCGATGCGGGTTGTTGGTCAGTTGGGTCAGATCCTCGGCCCACGCGGCCTGATGCCTAACCCTAAAGTTGGTACCGTAACCCCCGACGTAGCTACTGCCGTTAAAAACGCAAAAGCTGGTCAGGTTCGTTATCGCACCGACAAAAACGGCATCATCCACACCTCAGTTGGTAAAGTCGGTTTCGACGCTACCAAGCTGAAGGAAAACGTAGAAGCGCTGATCGCTGATTTGAAGCGTATCAAGCCAGCTTCTTCGAAAGGTATTTACGTCAAGCGCGTTACCCTGAGCACTACTATGGGCCCAGGTTTGATCATCGACCAAGGGTCGTTGGACGCGTAA
- the rplK gene encoding 50S ribosomal protein L11 — protein MAKKITAYIKLQVKAAQANPSPPVGPALGQHGVNIMEFCKAFNARTQGIEPGLPTPVIITVYSDRSFTFETKSTPASVLLKKAAGLTSGSARPNTVKVGTVTRAQLEDIAKAKNADLTAADMDAAVRTIAGSARSMGLNVEGV, from the coding sequence ATGGCCAAGAAAATTACCGCTTACATCAAGCTGCAAGTGAAAGCCGCTCAAGCTAACCCTAGCCCGCCTGTTGGTCCTGCGTTGGGTCAGCACGGCGTCAATATCATGGAATTCTGCAAAGCGTTCAACGCCCGTACTCAGGGTATTGAGCCGGGTTTGCCGACTCCCGTGATTATCACTGTTTACAGTGACCGCAGCTTTACTTTCGAAACGAAAAGCACGCCAGCCTCAGTATTGCTGAAGAAGGCTGCCGGTTTGACTAGCGGTTCAGCTCGTCCAAACACCGTTAAGGTTGGCACCGTTACTCGTGCTCAGCTGGAAGATATCGCAAAAGCAAAAAATGCGGATCTGACTGCAGCTGATATGGATGCAGCCGTGCGTACCATCGCCGGTTCTGCTCGTAGCATGGGCCTTAACGTGGAGGGTGTGTAA